In Acidimicrobiales bacterium, one genomic interval encodes:
- a CDS encoding glycosyltransferase: MEQATVDVSVVIPVRNAADHLEEQLAALASQTYEGSWEVVVADNGSTDASLEVVRSWALRVPHLEIVDASDRAGPSHARNVGAAAARGRVLAFVDADDVAAPTWLAELVAAAAGADVVGGALDDERLNPPAARRWRGPTGQADTPAPLGFLPFALSGNLAVRAEVWRAVGGFRTDYGHCEDVEFSWRVQLAGYRLVHAPAAVVHYRHRDSLRELAHQVFSWKRAEARLYRDFRDRGAGRRTARQVLRSYSYTVTRLPYLAMSRYRRGLWVVAASENWGRIVGSIEHRVICP; this comes from the coding sequence ATGGAACAGGCGACGGTCGACGTCAGCGTGGTCATCCCGGTGCGCAACGCCGCCGACCACCTCGAGGAGCAGCTCGCCGCCCTGGCGTCGCAGACCTACGAAGGGTCGTGGGAGGTCGTGGTCGCCGACAACGGGTCGACCGACGCGTCGTTGGAGGTGGTGCGGTCGTGGGCCCTCCGCGTGCCGCACCTCGAGATCGTGGACGCATCCGACCGGGCCGGCCCGAGCCACGCCCGGAACGTCGGCGCGGCCGCCGCCCGCGGCAGGGTCCTCGCCTTCGTCGACGCCGACGACGTGGCCGCGCCGACGTGGCTCGCCGAGCTGGTGGCGGCGGCCGCCGGCGCCGACGTGGTGGGCGGTGCTCTCGACGACGAGCGGCTCAACCCGCCGGCAGCCCGGCGATGGCGCGGTCCCACCGGCCAGGCCGACACGCCGGCGCCGCTCGGCTTCCTCCCCTTCGCACTGAGTGGCAACCTCGCCGTGCGGGCGGAGGTGTGGCGGGCGGTGGGCGGCTTCCGCACCGACTACGGCCACTGTGAGGACGTGGAGTTTTCCTGGCGGGTGCAGCTGGCCGGCTACCGCCTCGTCCACGCCCCGGCGGCCGTGGTCCACTACCGCCACCGCGACTCGCTGAGGGAGCTGGCGCACCAGGTCTTCTCCTGGAAGCGGGCCGAGGCGCGCCTGTACCGAGACTTCCGGGACCGCGGCGCCGGTCGCCGCACGGCGCGCCAGGTCCTCCGTTCGTACAGCTACACGGTCACCCGCCTTCCCTACCTCGCCATGTCGCGCTACCGGCGGGGCCTGTGGGTGGTCGCGGCGAGCGAGAACTGGGGCCGCATCGTCGGGAGCATCGAACACCGGGTCATCTGCCCTTGA